A genomic stretch from Empedobacter stercoris includes:
- a CDS encoding serine hydrolase domain-containing protein, with protein MQILVAKDGKVVYDKSFGTQDKNSSKKVKWTDLYDVASVTKVTATLPLLMLGVGEGKLNLDQTVGEIDTDAKNTNKSSLKVREVLAHQAGLKPWIGFYNETVNVKNARLYLDFYSRKQDEEHQIKVTDNIYIINSIKDTIYEDIYKSQLGRKSYEYSDLGYYIFKKKLEKDFGKDLNQLTQEKFYQNLGMYRTTFNPKEKFSLEDIIPTEYDKTYRNQLVHGFVHDQGAAMIGGIAGHAGLFSNSIDLAKLMQLYLNGGEYGDEVYLKPEVVAEFTKQQFKGNHRGAGFDKMQTVSTKGPSAESFGHTGFTGTMVWADPKYNIVYIFLSNRVNQTIEPNYLSIKKVRENIRQVIYDAILP; from the coding sequence ATGCAAATTTTAGTTGCGAAAGATGGAAAAGTCGTGTACGACAAAAGCTTTGGAACACAAGATAAAAATTCTTCAAAAAAAGTGAAGTGGACAGATTTGTATGATGTTGCTTCTGTAACAAAGGTGACGGCAACGTTGCCTTTGTTGATGTTGGGGGTCGGCGAAGGTAAATTAAACCTTGATCAAACAGTTGGTGAAATTGATACCGATGCTAAGAATACGAACAAATCTTCTTTAAAAGTTCGTGAAGTTTTGGCACATCAAGCTGGTCTTAAACCTTGGATTGGCTTTTACAACGAAACGGTTAATGTGAAAAATGCGCGTCTTTATTTGGATTTCTATTCACGTAAACAAGATGAGGAGCATCAAATAAAAGTAACGGATAATATTTATATCATCAATTCGATAAAAGATACGATTTATGAAGATATTTATAAATCACAACTTGGTCGTAAGTCTTATGAATACTCAGATTTAGGCTATTATATTTTTAAGAAGAAATTAGAAAAAGATTTTGGAAAAGATCTAAATCAATTAACGCAAGAAAAATTTTACCAAAATCTTGGAATGTACCGTACCACTTTTAATCCGAAAGAAAAATTTAGTTTAGAAGATATCATTCCAACTGAATACGATAAAACCTACAGAAATCAATTGGTGCATGGTTTTGTACACGATCAAGGTGCAGCGATGATTGGCGGAATTGCTGGTCATGCGGGGTTATTTTCTAACTCGATTGATTTGGCAAAGTTGATGCAACTCTATTTGAATGGTGGCGAATATGGTGATGAGGTTTATTTGAAACCAGAAGTGGTTGCAGAATTTACCAAACAACAATTCAAAGGAAATCATCGAGGTGCAGGCTTTGACAAAATGCAAACGGTTTCTACAAAAGGTCCATCAGCCGAAAGTTTTGGTCATACAGGTTTTACAGGAACTATGGTCTGGGCGGATCCTAAATACAATATTGTTTATATTTTTCTATCAAATAGAGTGAATCAAACTATTGAACCAAATTATTTATCGATAAAAAAAGTGAGAGAAAATATCCGACAAGTAATATATGACGCAATTTTGCCTTAA